One window of Metopolophium dirhodum isolate CAU chromosome 3, ASM1992520v1, whole genome shotgun sequence genomic DNA carries:
- the LOC132940707 gene encoding zinc finger protein ZFP2-like isoform X1 gives MEPLRTTIDDSKINSKYNDIIHNSRVLSIPLIRCDDQVFNGIIKQETIDNQLFNGMIKEEHIDETDHHNDSQLLQKRIKTEEKRNTTDTEIKVEIDYINIYEFEGTVLQQSYSSELMTRMNSNLTSNSLKKTSLSDNFDKEFSTASNLTAHTRIHTRKKPYICDICDKFFFLKTNLITHIRMHTLEKPYTCDICDKEFSTASNLKSHTKTHTGLKPYKCDICGKEFSRVSTLTAHTRIHTGERPYKCDICGKGCSTSSDLTVHTRIHTGKRPYKCDICGKEFSIVSNLTAHTRIHTGERPYKCDICGKGCSTSSNLTVHTRIHTGKRPYKCDICGKEFSRVSTLTAHTRIHTGERPYKCDICGKGCSTSSNLTVHTRIHTGKRPYKCDICGKGCSTSSDLTKHSRTHTGERPYKCDICDKGCSTSSDLTMHSRIHSEEKPYKCDICGKGCSSSSGLTKHSRTHTGEKPYTCDICGKGCSTSSNLTVHTRIHTGKRPYKCDICGKGCSSSSGLTKHSRTHTGEKPYTCDICGKGCSTSSNLTVHTRIHTGKRPYKCDICGKEFSRVSTLTAHTRIHTGERPYKCDICGKGCSTSSNLTVHTRIHTGKRPYKCDICGKGCSTSSDLTKHSRTHTGERPYKCDICDKGCSTSSDLTMHSRIHSEEKPYKCDICGKGCSSSSGLTKHSRTHTGEKPYTCDICGKGCSTSSNLTVHTRIHTGKRPYKCDICGKGCSSSSGLTKHSRTHTGEKPYICDICGKGCSTSSNLTVHTRIHTGKRPYKCDICGKGFYTSSHLPKHLKTHARDKL, from the exons gtataatgatataattcaCAATTCTAGAGTGTTGTCAATTCCACTTATTAGATGTGATGACCAAGTGTTTAATGGCATTATTAAACAGGAAACTATtgataatcaattatttaatgGAATGATAAAAGAGGAACATATTGATGAAACAGACCATCACAATGATagtcaattattacaaaaaag aaTTAAAACTGAAGAAAAAAGAAACACAACAGATACTGAAATTAAAGTAgaaatagattatattaatatttatgaatttgaaGGAACAGTCTTACAACAAAGCTACTCTTCAGAATTAATGACTCGTATGAATTCAAACTTAACATCCAACAGTTTAAAGAAAACTTCATTGAGTGATAACTTTGATAAGGAGTTTTCTACAGCATCCAATTTAACTGCGCATACAAGAATACATACCAGAAAAAAGCCGTATATATGTGATATCtgtgataaatttttttttctgaaaacaaatttaataactcATATAAGGATGCATACCCTTGAAAAGCCATATACTTGTGATATCTGTGATAAGGAGTTTTCTACGGCATCCAATTTAAAATCGCATACGAAGACACATACTGGACTGAAGCCTTATAAATGTGATATCTGTGGTAAGGAGTTTTCTAGAGTATCCACTTTAACTGCGCATACAAGAATACATACTGGCGAAAGGCCGTACAAATGTGATATCTGTGGTAAGGGGTGTTCTACATCTTCTGATTTAACTGTACATACAAGAATACATACCGGAAAAAGACCATATAAATGTGATATCTGTGGTAAGGAGTTTTCTATAGTATCCAATTTAACTGCGCATACAAGAATACATACTGGCGAAAGGCCATACAAATGTGATATCTGTGGTAAGGGGTGTTCTACATCTTCTAATTTAACTGTACATACAAGAATACATACCGGAAAAAGACCATATAAATGTGATATATGTGGTAAGGAGTTTTCTAGAGTATCCACTTTAACTGCGCATACAAGAATACATACTGGTGAAAGGCCATACAAATGTGATATCTGTGGTAAGGGGTGTTCTACATCTTCTAATTTAACTGTACATACAAGAATACATACCGGAAAAAGACCATATAAATGTGATATCTGTGGTAAGGGGTGTTCTACATCATCAGATTTAACAAAGCATTCAAGAACACATACTGGCGAAAGGCCATACAAATGTGatatctgtgataaagggtGTTCTACATCATCAGATTTAACAATGCATTCAAGAATACATTCCGAAgaaaagccgtataaatgtgatATCTGTGGTAAGGGGTGTTCTTCATCATCAGGTTTAACAAAGCATTCAAGGACACATACCGGAGAAAAACCGTATACATGTGATATCTGTGGTAAGGGGTGTTCTACATCTTCTAATTTAACTGTGCATACAAGAATACATACCGGAAAAAGGCCATATAAATGTGATATCTGTGGTAAGGGGTGTTCTTCATCATCAGGTTTAACAAAGCATTCAAGGACACATACCGGAGAAAAACCATATACATGTGATATCTGTGGTAAGGGGTGTTCTACATCTTCTAATTTAACTGTACATACAAGAATACATACCGGAAAAAGACCATATAAATGTGATATATGTGGTAAGGAGTTTTCTAGAGTATCCACTTTAACTGCGCATACAAGAATACATACTGGTGAAAGGCCATACAAATGTGATATCTGTGGTAAGGGGTGTTCTACATCTTCTAATTTAACTGTACATACAAGAATACATACCGGAAAAAGACCATATAAATGTGATATCTGTGGTAAGGGGTGTTCTACATCATCAGATTTAACAAAGCATTCAAGAACACATACTGGCGAAAGGCCATACAAATGTGatatctgtgataaagggtGTTCTACATCATCAGATTTAACAATGCATTCAAGAATACATTCCGAAgaaaagccgtataaatgtgatATCTGTGGTAAGGGGTGTTCTTCATCATCAGGTTTAACAAAGCATTCAAGGACACATACCGGAGAAAAACCGTATACATGTGATATCTGTGGTAAGGGGTGTTCTACATCTTCTAATTTAACTGTGCATACAAGAATACATACCGGAAAAAGGCCATATAAATGTGATATCTGTGGTAAGGGGTGTTCTTCATCATCAGGTTTAACAAAGCATTCAAGGACACATACCGGAGAAAAACCGTATATATGTGATATCTGTGGTAAGGGGTGTTCTACATCTTCTAATTTAACTGTGCATACAAGAATACATACCGGAAAAAGGCCATATAAATGTGATATCTGTGGTAAGGGGTTTTATACTTCATCACATTTACCAAAGCATTTAAAAACACATGCCAGAGATAAACTTTAG
- the LOC132940707 gene encoding zinc finger protein ZFP2-like isoform X2, whose amino-acid sequence MEPLRTTIDDSKINSKVLSIPLIRCDDQVFNGIIKQETIDNQLFNGMIKEEHIDETDHHNDSQLLQKRIKTEEKRNTTDTEIKVEIDYINIYEFEGTVLQQSYSSELMTRMNSNLTSNSLKKTSLSDNFDKEFSTASNLTAHTRIHTRKKPYICDICDKFFFLKTNLITHIRMHTLEKPYTCDICDKEFSTASNLKSHTKTHTGLKPYKCDICGKEFSRVSTLTAHTRIHTGERPYKCDICGKGCSTSSDLTVHTRIHTGKRPYKCDICGKEFSIVSNLTAHTRIHTGERPYKCDICGKGCSTSSNLTVHTRIHTGKRPYKCDICGKEFSRVSTLTAHTRIHTGERPYKCDICGKGCSTSSNLTVHTRIHTGKRPYKCDICGKGCSTSSDLTKHSRTHTGERPYKCDICDKGCSTSSDLTMHSRIHSEEKPYKCDICGKGCSSSSGLTKHSRTHTGEKPYTCDICGKGCSTSSNLTVHTRIHTGKRPYKCDICGKGCSSSSGLTKHSRTHTGEKPYTCDICGKGCSTSSNLTVHTRIHTGKRPYKCDICGKEFSRVSTLTAHTRIHTGERPYKCDICGKGCSTSSNLTVHTRIHTGKRPYKCDICGKGCSTSSDLTKHSRTHTGERPYKCDICDKGCSTSSDLTMHSRIHSEEKPYKCDICGKGCSSSSGLTKHSRTHTGEKPYTCDICGKGCSTSSNLTVHTRIHTGKRPYKCDICGKGCSSSSGLTKHSRTHTGEKPYICDICGKGCSTSSNLTVHTRIHTGKRPYKCDICGKGFYTSSHLPKHLKTHARDKL is encoded by the exons AGTGTTGTCAATTCCACTTATTAGATGTGATGACCAAGTGTTTAATGGCATTATTAAACAGGAAACTATtgataatcaattatttaatgGAATGATAAAAGAGGAACATATTGATGAAACAGACCATCACAATGATagtcaattattacaaaaaag aaTTAAAACTGAAGAAAAAAGAAACACAACAGATACTGAAATTAAAGTAgaaatagattatattaatatttatgaatttgaaGGAACAGTCTTACAACAAAGCTACTCTTCAGAATTAATGACTCGTATGAATTCAAACTTAACATCCAACAGTTTAAAGAAAACTTCATTGAGTGATAACTTTGATAAGGAGTTTTCTACAGCATCCAATTTAACTGCGCATACAAGAATACATACCAGAAAAAAGCCGTATATATGTGATATCtgtgataaatttttttttctgaaaacaaatttaataactcATATAAGGATGCATACCCTTGAAAAGCCATATACTTGTGATATCTGTGATAAGGAGTTTTCTACGGCATCCAATTTAAAATCGCATACGAAGACACATACTGGACTGAAGCCTTATAAATGTGATATCTGTGGTAAGGAGTTTTCTAGAGTATCCACTTTAACTGCGCATACAAGAATACATACTGGCGAAAGGCCGTACAAATGTGATATCTGTGGTAAGGGGTGTTCTACATCTTCTGATTTAACTGTACATACAAGAATACATACCGGAAAAAGACCATATAAATGTGATATCTGTGGTAAGGAGTTTTCTATAGTATCCAATTTAACTGCGCATACAAGAATACATACTGGCGAAAGGCCATACAAATGTGATATCTGTGGTAAGGGGTGTTCTACATCTTCTAATTTAACTGTACATACAAGAATACATACCGGAAAAAGACCATATAAATGTGATATATGTGGTAAGGAGTTTTCTAGAGTATCCACTTTAACTGCGCATACAAGAATACATACTGGTGAAAGGCCATACAAATGTGATATCTGTGGTAAGGGGTGTTCTACATCTTCTAATTTAACTGTACATACAAGAATACATACCGGAAAAAGACCATATAAATGTGATATCTGTGGTAAGGGGTGTTCTACATCATCAGATTTAACAAAGCATTCAAGAACACATACTGGCGAAAGGCCATACAAATGTGatatctgtgataaagggtGTTCTACATCATCAGATTTAACAATGCATTCAAGAATACATTCCGAAgaaaagccgtataaatgtgatATCTGTGGTAAGGGGTGTTCTTCATCATCAGGTTTAACAAAGCATTCAAGGACACATACCGGAGAAAAACCGTATACATGTGATATCTGTGGTAAGGGGTGTTCTACATCTTCTAATTTAACTGTGCATACAAGAATACATACCGGAAAAAGGCCATATAAATGTGATATCTGTGGTAAGGGGTGTTCTTCATCATCAGGTTTAACAAAGCATTCAAGGACACATACCGGAGAAAAACCATATACATGTGATATCTGTGGTAAGGGGTGTTCTACATCTTCTAATTTAACTGTACATACAAGAATACATACCGGAAAAAGACCATATAAATGTGATATATGTGGTAAGGAGTTTTCTAGAGTATCCACTTTAACTGCGCATACAAGAATACATACTGGTGAAAGGCCATACAAATGTGATATCTGTGGTAAGGGGTGTTCTACATCTTCTAATTTAACTGTACATACAAGAATACATACCGGAAAAAGACCATATAAATGTGATATCTGTGGTAAGGGGTGTTCTACATCATCAGATTTAACAAAGCATTCAAGAACACATACTGGCGAAAGGCCATACAAATGTGatatctgtgataaagggtGTTCTACATCATCAGATTTAACAATGCATTCAAGAATACATTCCGAAgaaaagccgtataaatgtgatATCTGTGGTAAGGGGTGTTCTTCATCATCAGGTTTAACAAAGCATTCAAGGACACATACCGGAGAAAAACCGTATACATGTGATATCTGTGGTAAGGGGTGTTCTACATCTTCTAATTTAACTGTGCATACAAGAATACATACCGGAAAAAGGCCATATAAATGTGATATCTGTGGTAAGGGGTGTTCTTCATCATCAGGTTTAACAAAGCATTCAAGGACACATACCGGAGAAAAACCGTATATATGTGATATCTGTGGTAAGGGGTGTTCTACATCTTCTAATTTAACTGTGCATACAAGAATACATACCGGAAAAAGGCCATATAAATGTGATATCTGTGGTAAGGGGTTTTATACTTCATCACATTTACCAAAGCATTTAAAAACACATGCCAGAGATAAACTTTAG
- the LOC132940707 gene encoding zinc finger protein ZFP2-like isoform X3, translating into MIKEEHIDETDHHNDSQLLQKRIKTEEKRNTTDTEIKVEIDYINIYEFEGTVLQQSYSSELMTRMNSNLTSNSLKKTSLSDNFDKEFSTASNLTAHTRIHTRKKPYICDICDKFFFLKTNLITHIRMHTLEKPYTCDICDKEFSTASNLKSHTKTHTGLKPYKCDICGKEFSRVSTLTAHTRIHTGERPYKCDICGKGCSTSSDLTVHTRIHTGKRPYKCDICGKEFSIVSNLTAHTRIHTGERPYKCDICGKGCSTSSNLTVHTRIHTGKRPYKCDICGKEFSRVSTLTAHTRIHTGERPYKCDICGKGCSTSSNLTVHTRIHTGKRPYKCDICGKGCSTSSDLTKHSRTHTGERPYKCDICDKGCSTSSDLTMHSRIHSEEKPYKCDICGKGCSSSSGLTKHSRTHTGEKPYTCDICGKGCSTSSNLTVHTRIHTGKRPYKCDICGKGCSSSSGLTKHSRTHTGEKPYTCDICGKGCSTSSNLTVHTRIHTGKRPYKCDICGKEFSRVSTLTAHTRIHTGERPYKCDICGKGCSTSSNLTVHTRIHTGKRPYKCDICGKGCSTSSDLTKHSRTHTGERPYKCDICDKGCSTSSDLTMHSRIHSEEKPYKCDICGKGCSSSSGLTKHSRTHTGEKPYTCDICGKGCSTSSNLTVHTRIHTGKRPYKCDICGKGCSSSSGLTKHSRTHTGEKPYICDICGKGCSTSSNLTVHTRIHTGKRPYKCDICGKGFYTSSHLPKHLKTHARDKL; encoded by the exons ATGATAAAAGAGGAACATATTGATGAAACAGACCATCACAATGATagtcaattattacaaaaaag aaTTAAAACTGAAGAAAAAAGAAACACAACAGATACTGAAATTAAAGTAgaaatagattatattaatatttatgaatttgaaGGAACAGTCTTACAACAAAGCTACTCTTCAGAATTAATGACTCGTATGAATTCAAACTTAACATCCAACAGTTTAAAGAAAACTTCATTGAGTGATAACTTTGATAAGGAGTTTTCTACAGCATCCAATTTAACTGCGCATACAAGAATACATACCAGAAAAAAGCCGTATATATGTGATATCtgtgataaatttttttttctgaaaacaaatttaataactcATATAAGGATGCATACCCTTGAAAAGCCATATACTTGTGATATCTGTGATAAGGAGTTTTCTACGGCATCCAATTTAAAATCGCATACGAAGACACATACTGGACTGAAGCCTTATAAATGTGATATCTGTGGTAAGGAGTTTTCTAGAGTATCCACTTTAACTGCGCATACAAGAATACATACTGGCGAAAGGCCGTACAAATGTGATATCTGTGGTAAGGGGTGTTCTACATCTTCTGATTTAACTGTACATACAAGAATACATACCGGAAAAAGACCATATAAATGTGATATCTGTGGTAAGGAGTTTTCTATAGTATCCAATTTAACTGCGCATACAAGAATACATACTGGCGAAAGGCCATACAAATGTGATATCTGTGGTAAGGGGTGTTCTACATCTTCTAATTTAACTGTACATACAAGAATACATACCGGAAAAAGACCATATAAATGTGATATATGTGGTAAGGAGTTTTCTAGAGTATCCACTTTAACTGCGCATACAAGAATACATACTGGTGAAAGGCCATACAAATGTGATATCTGTGGTAAGGGGTGTTCTACATCTTCTAATTTAACTGTACATACAAGAATACATACCGGAAAAAGACCATATAAATGTGATATCTGTGGTAAGGGGTGTTCTACATCATCAGATTTAACAAAGCATTCAAGAACACATACTGGCGAAAGGCCATACAAATGTGatatctgtgataaagggtGTTCTACATCATCAGATTTAACAATGCATTCAAGAATACATTCCGAAgaaaagccgtataaatgtgatATCTGTGGTAAGGGGTGTTCTTCATCATCAGGTTTAACAAAGCATTCAAGGACACATACCGGAGAAAAACCGTATACATGTGATATCTGTGGTAAGGGGTGTTCTACATCTTCTAATTTAACTGTGCATACAAGAATACATACCGGAAAAAGGCCATATAAATGTGATATCTGTGGTAAGGGGTGTTCTTCATCATCAGGTTTAACAAAGCATTCAAGGACACATACCGGAGAAAAACCATATACATGTGATATCTGTGGTAAGGGGTGTTCTACATCTTCTAATTTAACTGTACATACAAGAATACATACCGGAAAAAGACCATATAAATGTGATATATGTGGTAAGGAGTTTTCTAGAGTATCCACTTTAACTGCGCATACAAGAATACATACTGGTGAAAGGCCATACAAATGTGATATCTGTGGTAAGGGGTGTTCTACATCTTCTAATTTAACTGTACATACAAGAATACATACCGGAAAAAGACCATATAAATGTGATATCTGTGGTAAGGGGTGTTCTACATCATCAGATTTAACAAAGCATTCAAGAACACATACTGGCGAAAGGCCATACAAATGTGatatctgtgataaagggtGTTCTACATCATCAGATTTAACAATGCATTCAAGAATACATTCCGAAgaaaagccgtataaatgtgatATCTGTGGTAAGGGGTGTTCTTCATCATCAGGTTTAACAAAGCATTCAAGGACACATACCGGAGAAAAACCGTATACATGTGATATCTGTGGTAAGGGGTGTTCTACATCTTCTAATTTAACTGTGCATACAAGAATACATACCGGAAAAAGGCCATATAAATGTGATATCTGTGGTAAGGGGTGTTCTTCATCATCAGGTTTAACAAAGCATTCAAGGACACATACCGGAGAAAAACCGTATATATGTGATATCTGTGGTAAGGGGTGTTCTACATCTTCTAATTTAACTGTGCATACAAGAATACATACCGGAAAAAGGCCATATAAATGTGATATCTGTGGTAAGGGGTTTTATACTTCATCACATTTACCAAAGCATTTAAAAACACATGCCAGAGATAAACTTTAG